CCGAAGCTTGTTCCGGCCTCACGACTTGCAGGCGCCTCCAACGTCCTCTTCCGCCGCAACTCACTAACGGGCAGCATTGAGGCCCTGGGTCGGGGCAACTCCACCATCATTCTCAGTTCAGGGGAGGGCGCCTAACCCAGGGCCTTCTTTGCTTGAAGGTCAGCCTTCGCGGCGTGACCGGGCGCGCAACGGCACGTAATCCCGTTCCACAACGCCCTGGTAAACCTGACGAGGGCGGCCAATCTTGGTGTTGGGATCGTTGATCATTTCGCGGTACTGTGCGATCCAGCCCGGCAGGCGGCCGAGGGCGAACAGCGGCGTAAACATCTTCGGCGGGAAGCCCATAGCCGAGTAGATCAGGCCCGTGTAAAAGTCGACATTCGGGTACAACTTGCGAGAGACGAAGTAGTCGTCAGCCAGCGCGATTTCCTCAAGCTCCATCGCGATGTCAAGCATCTGGTCCTTCTTACCCAAGCGAGCGAGGACGTCATGCGCGCTCTCTTTGACGATTGCTGCACGGGGATCGTAGTTCTTGTAGACGCGGTGCCCGAAGCCCATGAGCTTCACGCCGTCTTCCTTATTCTTCACCTTGTCGACATAGTCCCTGACGGACCCGCCACCGCCAACGATCTGGTTGAGCATCCTCAAGACGGCCTCGTTCGCACCGCCGTGAAGGGGACCGGAGAGCGCACCGATACCCGACGCCACGGAGGAGTAGAGGTTCGCATCCGATGAGCCAACCAAACGCACGGTCGAGGTCGAGCAGTTCTGCTCATGATCCGCGTGCAGAATCAGCAGCATATCGAGGGCGCGGACCAGCGCCGGATCAATGTCGTAGGACTGGTAGGGCATGCCGAAAGTCATGCGAATGAAGTCTTCGGTGTAGCCGCGCTGGCTGTCCGGGTACAGCAGTGGCAGACCTGCTGCGCGCTTCGCGATGTACGAAATCATCGTCGGCATCTTGGCAATGAGGAGGACGAGGGCGCGGTCCAACTGCTCAGGATCGTGGGGATCCAGGGTCTCCTCATAGTAGGTAGCCAAGCCGGCAGTACCGGCCTGGAGGATCGCCATGGGGTGCCCATTGTGTGGGAAGGCAGTGAAGAAAGCCTTGAAATCCTCATGAAGTAGGCGGTGACGTTGAATTCTGCGCAGGAAGCTTTCCAGCTCCTGGGCCCGAGGGAGTTCCCCGTAGATCAGTAGCCAAGCAACTTCAAGGAAAGATGAGTGGCGTGCCAGCTGGTCAATCGGGTAACCGCGGTAACGCAGGATGCCGGCGTCACCATCAATGTAGGTAACGTCCGATGCGCAAGCCGCCGTGTTCACGAAGCCGTAATCCAACGTGACGTCGCCGGTTGATGCCAAAACCTTCGAGATCGCCAGACCATCTGATCCCACCGTGGACGTGACCCGTGGAAGCTCCACCTTTGTTGCCCCAACGGTCAGGAGACCATCCGGGCCCCTTTCTACTGTCGCTTCCGTACCTGGGGTCTGTTCCGCCATATCTGCCACTCCTAAAAAGTCTGTTGCCTGTGCGTAGAACTGTTGCGTGTGCGCCTTAGCACTAGTCTGCCTCACACCAGCGTGCCCGGCACCGATACTACCGCCATAGGGACATTCGTCCCATAGTTTGGCTGGACTAGCGTCGCAGATCTCAAAGGTGGACTACCTGTAGGTTCCGGTTAGCGCCTAACCCTTGAGGTGATCGTTTATGTCCGCCGGGAGGGCTTCAACGACCGGGTGGTCCATGTCGATGACGCCGGTACGCTGAGCGCCGCCCGGCGACCCGATGGTGTCAAAGTAGTCGACGTTCGCCTTGTAGTAATCTGACCACTTCTCAGGCAGATCGTCCTCGTAGAAGATTGCTTCCACCGGACACACCGGTTCACAAGCCCCGCAGTCAACGCATTCTTCGGGATGAATGTAGAGCATCCGAGTTCCCTCATAGATGCAGTCCACGGGGCATTCGTCAACACATGCCCGGTCTTTAATGTCCACGCACGGTTCCGCGATTATGTAGGTCATTGCTCCTCCTGACTGACAGCTTATCGCTAGTGTCCAGATCGCTAGACTTCGAAGATGTCCAACGATGATACTCGCCGCCCCACCCCACCGCCGCCGCTGCCGTGGATGTCATGGCAGGTCGGCCAGAGGGTCGTCGTCCGCTATCGCGATACCGATGGCGGCAGCCGCGACGCCCTCGGCACACTTGTGGAAGCCGCACCCGACCATGTCGTAATCGATGCACGACGAGGGCGGGTGCGGGTTGATGCTTCCCAGATGATTGTGGGGAAGGTGGTCCGACCACCCCGTCCCCGTTTCGGATCCTAAGCGGCGTCGCCACGCTTCTTACGCGCAGTCGCCCTCGCCCGTTCCGTCTTATCCAGGTAGACCTTGCGGATGCGGACGATTTCGGGAGTCACTTCGACACACTCGTCATCGGACGCGAACTCCAGCGCTTCCTCGAGGGTGAGGTGGCGGGGCGGTGTCAGCGCCTCAAACGCGTCGGCCGTGGCCGAACGCATGTTGGTCTGCTTCTTCTCACGCGTGACATTCACATCCATGTCTTCGTTGCGGGCGTTTTCCCCAACAACCATGCCCTCGTAGACTTCGGCGGTGGGCTCCACCATCAGCGTGCCGCGTTCCTGTAGGGCAACCATGGCGAATGCTGTGGCAGCGCCGGAGCGGTCCGCAACCAGCGAACCCGTGGGGCGTCGCGTGATCTCACCCTGCCAGGGCTTGTAGCCGTCAAACTCGCCGGACTGGATGCCCGTGCCGCGGGTTTCCGTGAGGAACTGGGTGCGGAAGCCAATCAGGCCGCGGGCAGGAACTTGGAACTCCAAGCGCACCCATCCGGAACCGTGGTTAGACATGGACTGCATCAGACCCTTGCGGGCTGCCATAAGCTGGGTGACTGCGCCGAGGTGCTCTTCGGGAATGTCAATGGTGACGTGCTCCATCGGCTCGTGAACAACGCCGTCGATAACGCGCGTAACAACCTGGGGTTTGCCCACGGTCATCTCGAAACCTTCACGACGCATCTGTTCGACAAGGATGGCGAGGGCGAGTTCGCCTCGACCCTGAACCTCCCAGGTGTCCGGACGTTCGGTGGGGAGGACGTGGATCGACACGTTGCCGACCAGCTCCTTGTCGAGGCGGTCCTTGATTTGCCGCGCGGTGACTTTGGAGCCCTTGACCCGTCCCGCCAGGGGTGAGGTGTTGATGCCAATAGTCATCGAGATGGCTGGCTCGTCGACGTGGATTGCTGGGAGCGGCTGGGGATCATCGGGATCAACAAGTGAATCACCGATGGTGATGTCTTCGATACCGGCCACGGCGACAATGTCGCCTGCGCTTGCCTCTTCAGCGGGTTCACGGTTAAGGCCCTTGGTGCGCAGGATCTCGGTGACCTTGACGTTCTTCTTGGTCTCATCCGTCCTCACCCATGTGACAACGTCACCCTTGTGAAGGGTGCCGTTGTGGACACGCAGCAGAGCCAGGCGACCGAGGAATGGGGAGGCATCCAGGTTTGTGACCTGGGCCTGAAGGGGAGCGTCTTCTTGGAAGGTGGGCCCGGGGATGTGCTCCAGAATGGTCTGGAACAAAGGCTCAAGATCCTCTTCGGGAAGCGTGCCGTCAGCCGGCTGCTCACGTGATGAAAGGCCT
This genomic stretch from Schaalia sp. JY-X169 harbors:
- a CDS encoding citrate synthase, yielding MAEQTPGTEATVERGPDGLLTVGATKVELPRVTSTVGSDGLAISKVLASTGDVTLDYGFVNTAACASDVTYIDGDAGILRYRGYPIDQLARHSSFLEVAWLLIYGELPRAQELESFLRRIQRHRLLHEDFKAFFTAFPHNGHPMAILQAGTAGLATYYEETLDPHDPEQLDRALVLLIAKMPTMISYIAKRAAGLPLLYPDSQRGYTEDFIRMTFGMPYQSYDIDPALVRALDMLLILHADHEQNCSTSTVRLVGSSDANLYSSVASGIGALSGPLHGGANEAVLRMLNQIVGGGGSVRDYVDKVKNKEDGVKLMGFGHRVYKNYDPRAAIVKESAHDVLARLGKKDQMLDIAMELEEIALADDYFVSRKLYPNVDFYTGLIYSAMGFPPKMFTPLFALGRLPGWIAQYREMINDPNTKIGRPRQVYQGVVERDYVPLRARSRREG
- the fdxA gene encoding ferredoxin, with amino-acid sequence MTYIIAEPCVDIKDRACVDECPVDCIYEGTRMLYIHPEECVDCGACEPVCPVEAIFYEDDLPEKWSDYYKANVDYFDTIGSPGGAQRTGVIDMDHPVVEALPADINDHLKG
- the typA gene encoding translational GTPase TypA, yielding MPVRPDIRNLAIIAHVDHGKTTLVDAMLWQAGAFTAHQSQENTGERVMDSGDLEREKGITILAKNTAVQYKRANPEDGSVEEITINVIDTPGHADFGGEVERGLSMVDGVVLLVDSSEGPLPQTRFVLRKALQANMPVILVVNKVDRPDARISEVVDETQTLLLALADDLVNDGYDIDIDKVLDMPILFASAKAGLSSREQPADGTLPEEDLEPLFQTILEHIPGPTFQEDAPLQAQVTNLDASPFLGRLALLRVHNGTLHKGDVVTWVRTDETKKNVKVTEILRTKGLNREPAEEASAGDIVAVAGIEDITIGDSLVDPDDPQPLPAIHVDEPAISMTIGINTSPLAGRVKGSKVTARQIKDRLDKELVGNVSIHVLPTERPDTWEVQGRGELALAILVEQMRREGFEMTVGKPQVVTRVIDGVVHEPMEHVTIDIPEEHLGAVTQLMAARKGLMQSMSNHGSGWVRLEFQVPARGLIGFRTQFLTETRGTGIQSGEFDGYKPWQGEITRRPTGSLVADRSGAATAFAMVALQERGTLMVEPTAEVYEGMVVGENARNEDMDVNVTREKKQTNMRSATADAFEALTPPRHLTLEEALEFASDDECVEVTPEIVRIRKVYLDKTERARATARKKRGDAA